A genomic window from Methylorubrum extorquens includes:
- the typA gene encoding translational GTPase TypA has product MKLRNIAIIAHVDHGKTTLVDKLLQQSGTFRENQRVEERAMDSNDLEKERGITILAKATSVVWHDTRVNIVDTPGHADFGGEVERILSMVDGVIVLVDAAEGPMPQTKFVVGKALKIGLRPIVAINKVDRPDARINEVVNEVFDLFAALDATDEQLDFPILYGSGRNGWMADSPDASPDVGLAPLFDLVLKHVPQARVEEGPFRMLGTLLEANPFLGRIITGRIASGTVKPNQSIKVLDRTGKVVETGRVSKILAFRGLERAPIEVGEAGDIVSIAGLVKGTVADTFCDPQVETPIQAQPIDPPTVTMSFIVNDSPLAGTEGDKVTSRMIRDRLFKEAEGNVTLKIEEAADKDSFYVSGRGELQLSILIETMRREGFEVAVSRPRVVLEKDEAGEILEPVEEVVVDVDEEYSGVVVQKMSERKAEMIEMRPSGGNRLRLVFHAPTRGLIGYQGELMTDTRGTAIMNRLFKAYEPYKGEISGRRNGVLISNDKGEAVAYAMWNLEDRGPMMIEPGAKVYQGMIVGEHNRENDLEVNVLKGKKLTNIRTTSKDEAVRLTPPIRMTLEKSLAWIQDDELMEVTPKSIRLRKIHLDPNERKRFERSKEALTG; this is encoded by the coding sequence ATGAAGCTGCGCAACATCGCCATCATCGCCCACGTCGATCACGGTAAGACGACGCTGGTCGACAAGCTGCTTCAGCAGTCCGGCACCTTCCGCGAAAACCAGCGGGTCGAGGAACGGGCGATGGATTCCAACGACCTCGAGAAGGAGCGTGGCATCACGATCCTGGCCAAGGCGACCTCGGTCGTCTGGCACGACACCCGCGTCAACATCGTCGACACCCCCGGCCACGCCGATTTCGGCGGCGAGGTGGAGCGCATCCTCTCGATGGTCGACGGCGTCATCGTGCTGGTCGATGCCGCCGAGGGCCCGATGCCGCAGACCAAGTTCGTGGTCGGCAAGGCGCTCAAAATCGGCCTTCGCCCGATCGTCGCGATCAACAAGGTCGATCGCCCGGATGCGCGCATCAACGAGGTCGTGAACGAGGTGTTCGACCTGTTCGCGGCGCTCGACGCTACCGACGAGCAGCTCGACTTCCCGATCCTCTACGGCTCGGGCCGCAACGGCTGGATGGCCGATTCGCCGGATGCTTCGCCGGATGTCGGCCTCGCGCCGCTGTTCGATCTCGTGCTCAAGCACGTGCCGCAGGCCCGCGTCGAAGAGGGCCCGTTCCGGATGCTCGGCACGCTGCTCGAAGCCAACCCGTTCCTCGGCCGCATCATCACCGGGCGCATCGCCTCCGGCACGGTGAAGCCGAACCAGTCGATCAAGGTTCTCGACCGCACCGGCAAGGTCGTGGAGACCGGCCGCGTCTCGAAGATCCTCGCCTTCCGCGGCCTTGAGCGCGCGCCGATCGAGGTCGGCGAGGCAGGCGACATCGTCTCCATCGCCGGTCTGGTGAAGGGCACGGTGGCCGACACCTTCTGCGACCCGCAGGTCGAGACCCCGATCCAGGCCCAGCCGATCGATCCGCCGACCGTCACCATGTCCTTCATCGTCAACGATTCGCCGCTGGCCGGCACCGAGGGCGACAAGGTCACGAGCCGCATGATCCGCGACCGCCTGTTCAAGGAGGCCGAGGGCAACGTCACGCTCAAGATCGAGGAAGCCGCCGACAAGGACTCGTTCTACGTCTCCGGCCGCGGCGAGCTGCAGCTCTCGATCCTGATCGAGACCATGCGCCGCGAGGGCTTCGAGGTCGCCGTGTCGCGTCCGCGCGTGGTGCTGGAGAAGGACGAAGCCGGCGAGATCCTGGAGCCGGTCGAGGAGGTCGTGGTCGACGTCGACGAGGAGTATTCCGGCGTCGTCGTGCAGAAGATGTCCGAGCGCAAGGCCGAGATGATCGAGATGCGGCCCTCGGGCGGCAACCGTCTCCGGCTCGTCTTCCACGCGCCCACCCGCGGCCTCATCGGCTACCAGGGCGAGCTGATGACCGACACCCGCGGCACCGCGATCATGAACCGCCTGTTCAAGGCCTACGAGCCCTACAAGGGCGAGATCTCCGGCCGCCGCAACGGCGTGCTGATCTCGAACGACAAGGGCGAGGCCGTGGCCTACGCCATGTGGAACCTCGAAGACCGCGGCCCGATGATGATCGAGCCCGGCGCCAAGGTCTATCAGGGCATGATCGTCGGCGAGCACAACCGCGAGAACGACCTCGAGGTGAACGTGCTCAAGGGCAAGAAGCTCACCAACATCCGCACCACCTCGAAGGACGAGGCCGTGCGCCTGACGCCGCCGATCCGGATGACGCTGGAGAAGTCGCTGGCCTGGATTCAGGACGACGAGCTGATGGAAGTCACGCCGAAATCGATCCGCCTGCGCAAGATCCATCTCGACCCGAACGAGCGCAAGCGCTTCGAGCGGTCGAAGGAAGCGCTGACGGGCTGA
- a CDS encoding regulator: protein MPSTFDDSNIPWRRLDGFDDVAFFIYKCDAASGIVDIVYKFAPWTRQPLHRHTCPYFTLVLQGELRFYRPDGTLKEIRPTGSYVEGVVNGEPHFEGAGESEAIVFFGHRGVEDTIYLFLGADGGPDQPLGIADVQALYDAQVANGVLAHVGARPA, encoded by the coding sequence ATGCCGAGCACCTTCGACGACAGCAACATCCCCTGGCGCAGACTGGACGGCTTCGATGACGTCGCCTTCTTCATCTACAAGTGCGATGCGGCGAGCGGGATCGTCGATATCGTCTACAAGTTCGCGCCGTGGACGCGACAGCCGCTCCACCGCCACACCTGCCCGTACTTCACCCTGGTGCTGCAGGGTGAACTGCGCTTCTACCGCCCGGACGGCACGCTGAAGGAGATACGGCCCACGGGCAGCTACGTCGAAGGCGTCGTCAACGGCGAGCCGCATTTCGAGGGGGCGGGCGAGAGCGAAGCGATCGTCTTCTTCGGTCACCGCGGGGTCGAGGACACGATCTACCTATTCCTGGGCGCGGACGGTGGACCGGACCAGCCGCTCGGCATCGCCGACGTCCAAGCCCTCTACGACGCGCAGGTCGCCAACGGCGTGCTCGCCCACGTTGGCGCCCGCCCGGCCTGA
- a CDS encoding ABC transporter permease, protein MNTSRLKPLAEGLAVPVAILVLWQLACTAGLVNPMVLPSPAAVAVRWWAYLAPLEAYDPEHGSWFLWLFSGEMLHDAVASLYRVVVGFAVGAGLALPLGLFMGSSDLIYRHINPLMQVLRPIPPIAYIPLSILWFGLGNAPAVFLIAIGAFFPVLMNTIAGVRHVDGIYIRAARSLGASRMTIFRRVILPAATPYILSGARIGIGTAFIVVIVAEMIAVNNGLGFRILEAREYFWSDKIIAGMLTIGALGLVIDMAVSRLNNHLLRWHRGLES, encoded by the coding sequence GTGAACACCTCCCGTCTCAAACCCCTGGCCGAGGGGCTGGCGGTTCCGGTCGCCATACTCGTTCTCTGGCAGCTCGCCTGCACGGCGGGGCTCGTCAACCCGATGGTGCTGCCCTCGCCCGCCGCGGTCGCGGTGCGCTGGTGGGCCTATCTCGCCCCGCTCGAAGCCTATGATCCCGAGCACGGATCGTGGTTTCTCTGGCTCTTCTCCGGCGAGATGCTGCACGATGCGGTGGCCTCGCTCTACCGCGTCGTCGTCGGCTTCGCCGTCGGCGCCGGGCTTGCCCTGCCGCTCGGGCTGTTCATGGGCTCCAGCGACCTCATCTACCGCCACATCAACCCGTTGATGCAGGTGCTGCGGCCGATCCCGCCGATCGCCTACATCCCGCTCTCGATCCTGTGGTTCGGCCTCGGCAACGCTCCGGCGGTGTTCCTCATCGCCATCGGCGCCTTCTTCCCCGTGCTGATGAACACCATCGCCGGCGTGCGCCACGTGGACGGGATCTACATCCGCGCCGCCCGCAGCCTCGGCGCCAGCCGGATGACGATCTTCCGGCGGGTCATCCTGCCGGCCGCCACTCCCTACATCCTGTCGGGGGCGCGCATCGGCATCGGCACCGCCTTCATCGTGGTGATCGTGGCCGAGATGATCGCGGTCAACAACGGCCTCGGCTTCCGCATCCTCGAGGCGCGCGAATACTTCTGGTCCGACAAGATCATCGCCGGGATGCTGACCATCGGCGCGCTCGGCCTCGTCATCGACATGGCGGTGAGCCGCCTGAACAATCACCTGCTCCGCTGGCATCGCGGTCTGGAATCGTGA
- a CDS encoding 3-keto-5-aminohexanoate cleavage protein, with protein MTHDAGCPPLILANAPNGATRSKADHPALPITQSEIARTAAEIVEAGAALIHVHVRDPAGRHLLDAEAYRSVTAAIRAEVGNRLVVQITSEAAGRYQGPEQMAVVRATRPEAVSLALRELVPDAGAETAAADFFAWARRERILLQIILYEPAEVARYADLKRRGVLGEGGDFPLFVLGRYTPGQVSRPADLLPFLEAAGEGVPLWSICAFGSRENACALVAAGLGGHVRVGFENSLLAPDGSPAESNAAQIRRAAEGARLLGRPLADADTARALMA; from the coding sequence ATGACCCACGACGCCGGCTGTCCGCCGCTCATCCTCGCCAACGCCCCCAACGGCGCCACCCGCAGCAAGGCCGACCATCCGGCCCTGCCGATCACGCAAAGCGAGATCGCCCGCACCGCGGCCGAGATCGTGGAGGCGGGCGCTGCCCTGATCCACGTCCATGTCCGCGATCCGGCAGGCCGTCACCTCCTCGATGCGGAGGCGTATCGCTCGGTCACCGCTGCGATCCGCGCGGAGGTGGGGAACCGCCTCGTGGTGCAAATCACCTCGGAGGCCGCCGGGCGCTACCAAGGCCCGGAGCAGATGGCGGTGGTGCGAGCCACGCGCCCCGAGGCGGTCTCGCTGGCTTTGCGCGAACTCGTGCCGGATGCCGGGGCCGAGACTGCGGCGGCGGATTTTTTCGCCTGGGCGCGGCGCGAGCGCATCCTCCTGCAGATCATCCTCTACGAACCGGCCGAGGTGGCCCGCTACGCCGACCTCAAACGCCGCGGTGTGCTCGGCGAGGGCGGGGATTTCCCGCTCTTCGTGCTCGGCCGCTACACGCCCGGACAGGTCTCGCGGCCCGCCGACCTGCTGCCCTTCCTCGAAGCGGCAGGGGAGGGGGTACCGCTTTGGTCGATCTGCGCCTTCGGCTCGCGGGAGAATGCCTGCGCCCTCGTCGCGGCGGGCCTCGGCGGGCATGTGCGCGTCGGCTTCGAGAACAGCCTGCTCGCGCCCGACGGAAGCCCGGCCGAAAGCAATGCCGCCCAGATCCGCCGCGCCGCGGAGGGTGCCCGCCTGCTCGGGCGCCCGCTGGCCGATGCCGACACCGCGCGGGCGCTGATGGCCTGA
- a CDS encoding ABC transporter substrate-binding protein produces the protein MLERLRFTRRSLAMLAAASAALLAPLPLSAQEVVRVGNLKLAHFAGVSYVKEIAKTCGLTVDLKIFAKGPDIMQAMLAGELDVGATASEAAISARGNGAQVFIVGGFAKGGARLLATPDSGIKSAADLKGKKVGVTRGSIQEVLLGAEMAKHGLKARDVNLIYLGYPDLNQALLQKQVDAIMQTEPQSAQAIARGFGVEVIKPYDTPVGSPIRTLVMTEKFYGEKKPLASKFMECFVKAQKTFMDNPKAAETFVTQDVFKGQVTAAEFQEALANSPYTLEMSADHIQRTTDVMAEHGIGKMSKPAKAAEWVKLDLLEAAKASAGTN, from the coding sequence TTGCTCGAACGCCTCCGTTTCACGCGTCGCAGCCTCGCGATGCTCGCCGCCGCGAGCGCCGCGCTGCTCGCCCCGCTCCCGCTCTCGGCGCAGGAGGTGGTCCGCGTCGGCAACCTCAAGCTCGCTCACTTCGCCGGCGTCTCCTACGTCAAGGAAATCGCCAAAACCTGCGGCCTGACCGTCGATCTCAAGATCTTCGCCAAGGGGCCCGACATCATGCAGGCGATGCTGGCCGGCGAACTCGATGTCGGCGCCACCGCCTCGGAGGCCGCGATCTCGGCCCGCGGCAACGGCGCCCAGGTCTTCATCGTCGGCGGCTTCGCCAAGGGTGGCGCCCGCCTGCTGGCGACACCGGATTCCGGCATCAAGTCGGCCGCCGACCTCAAGGGGAAGAAGGTCGGCGTCACCCGTGGCTCGATCCAGGAGGTGCTGCTCGGCGCCGAGATGGCCAAGCACGGCCTCAAGGCCCGCGACGTCAACCTGATCTATCTCGGCTACCCGGATCTGAACCAGGCGCTGCTGCAGAAGCAGGTCGATGCGATCATGCAGACCGAGCCGCAATCGGCCCAGGCCATCGCCCGCGGCTTCGGCGTCGAGGTGATCAAGCCCTACGACACGCCGGTCGGCTCGCCGATCCGCACCCTGGTGATGACGGAGAAGTTCTACGGCGAGAAGAAGCCGCTCGCGTCCAAGTTCATGGAGTGCTTCGTGAAGGCGCAGAAGACCTTCATGGACAATCCGAAGGCCGCCGAGACCTTCGTCACGCAAGACGTGTTCAAGGGCCAGGTCACGGCCGCCGAGTTCCAGGAGGCGCTCGCCAACTCGCCCTACACCCTGGAGATGAGCGCCGACCACATCCAGAGGACCACCGACGTCATGGCCGAGCACGGCATCGGCAAGATGTCGAAGCCCGCCAAGGCCGCCGAGTGGGTGAAGCTCGACCTCTTGGAGGCCGCCAAAGCCTCCGCCGGCACGAACTGA
- a CDS encoding ABC transporter ATP-binding protein, whose product MSVQPHPIASVTQDAVPVTGSLAASASPHIVVSGMDKIFPVPGGEVVALKDIDLTINRGEFVCLLGPSGCGKSTLLNAIAGFSHPTRGGIDVEGRTVAAPGPDRGMVFQEYALFPWMTVAQNIAFGLEIKGMSRAAIQARVAELLDMLKLAEFRDRFPKDLSGGMRQRVAIARVLALDSPVMLMDEPFGALDALTRRSLQDELLRIWAATGKTIVFVTHSIEESIYLADRIVVLTYRPGTIKRDLRVELPRPRDSASAAFNALKRDLSALVTAEQHRFEQVEMKGLTTD is encoded by the coding sequence ATGTCCGTGCAACCGCATCCCATCGCTTCCGTGACGCAGGACGCCGTTCCCGTCACCGGCTCGCTGGCCGCCTCCGCCTCGCCGCACATCGTGGTCTCGGGGATGGACAAGATCTTCCCCGTCCCCGGTGGCGAGGTCGTCGCCCTCAAGGATATCGACCTCACCATCAACCGCGGCGAGTTCGTCTGCCTGCTCGGCCCGTCCGGCTGCGGGAAGTCGACGCTGCTCAACGCCATCGCCGGCTTCTCGCACCCGACCCGCGGCGGCATCGACGTTGAGGGCCGCACGGTCGCCGCGCCCGGTCCCGACCGGGGCATGGTGTTCCAGGAATACGCCCTGTTTCCCTGGATGACGGTGGCGCAGAACATCGCCTTCGGTCTGGAGATCAAGGGCATGTCCCGCGCGGCGATCCAGGCGCGGGTGGCCGAGCTCCTCGACATGCTCAAGCTCGCCGAGTTCCGCGACCGCTTCCCCAAGGACCTGTCCGGCGGCATGCGCCAACGCGTGGCGATCGCCCGCGTTCTGGCTCTGGACAGCCCGGTGATGCTGATGGACGAGCCGTTCGGGGCGCTCGATGCCCTGACCCGCCGCTCGCTCCAGGACGAGCTGCTGCGGATCTGGGCGGCGACCGGCAAGACCATCGTGTTCGTCACCCACTCGATCGAGGAATCGATCTATCTGGCCGACCGCATCGTGGTGCTGACCTACCGCCCCGGCACGATCAAGCGCGACCTGCGGGTGGAACTGCCGCGCCCGCGCGACAGCGCCTCGGCCGCCTTCAACGCCCTGAAGCGCGACCTCTCCGCCCTCGTCACCGCCGAGCAGCACCGCTTCGAGCAGGTGGAGATGAAGGGGCTGACGACGGATTGA
- a CDS encoding sigma-54-dependent transcriptional regulator: MFPEAEPAAARVVLIDDEEMVRLAMEQALQLAGIAVEAFASAEAALPAITRGFAGIVVSDVRLPGRDGLELLADIRRRDPELPVVLVTGHGDIAMAVAAMREGAYHFIEKPFVNDAFVEVVRRALEKRALVIENRRLRDALDRGDAPGSAVERCLVGQSPALRRLRDDIASLSSAAADVLVLGETGAGKEQVARALHEGGARAAKPFVAINCGAIPESMFESEMFGHEAGAFTGAGKRRIGKVEHASGGTLFLDEVESMPLALQVKLLRVLQERRVERLGSNTSVPVDLRVVAATKEDLDALSEAGRFRRDLYFRLNVVTLTLPPLRERREDIPLLFERFLVQAAVKYQRPVIEVPPSLRRSLMLADWPGNVRELKNAAERTILGFLSPDLAGGPGAAPSLDALLDRVERLVIEDALKASGQRIAEAARTLGLPRKTLSDRMRRLGLSAGD; encoded by the coding sequence ATGTTTCCTGAGGCCGAGCCAGCCGCCGCGCGGGTCGTGCTGATCGACGACGAGGAAATGGTTCGGCTTGCCATGGAGCAGGCGCTGCAACTCGCCGGCATCGCTGTCGAGGCTTTTGCCAGCGCGGAGGCGGCGCTGCCGGCCATCACCCGCGGCTTTGCCGGCATCGTCGTGAGCGACGTACGCCTTCCGGGCCGCGACGGGCTCGAACTCCTCGCTGACATTCGCCGCCGCGACCCCGAATTGCCGGTGGTGCTCGTCACCGGCCACGGCGACATCGCCATGGCGGTCGCCGCCATGCGGGAGGGCGCCTACCACTTCATCGAGAAGCCCTTCGTCAACGACGCCTTCGTCGAGGTGGTCCGCCGGGCCCTGGAGAAGCGGGCGCTGGTGATCGAGAACCGCCGCCTGCGCGATGCCCTCGATCGCGGCGACGCGCCGGGCAGCGCGGTGGAGCGCTGTCTCGTCGGTCAGTCGCCGGCCCTGCGGCGGCTGCGCGACGACATCGCCTCGCTCAGTTCGGCCGCCGCCGACGTGCTGGTGCTCGGCGAGACCGGGGCGGGCAAGGAGCAGGTCGCCCGCGCGCTGCACGAGGGCGGGGCGCGGGCGGCGAAACCCTTCGTGGCAATCAATTGCGGCGCCATCCCCGAGAGCATGTTCGAGAGCGAGATGTTCGGCCACGAGGCCGGCGCCTTCACCGGGGCGGGCAAGCGCCGCATCGGCAAGGTCGAGCATGCGAGCGGCGGCACGCTGTTCCTCGACGAGGTCGAGAGCATGCCGCTGGCGCTCCAAGTGAAGCTGCTGCGCGTGTTGCAGGAGCGGCGCGTGGAGCGGCTCGGCTCGAACACCAGCGTGCCGGTCGATCTGCGGGTGGTGGCCGCCACCAAGGAGGATCTCGACGCGCTCTCGGAGGCCGGCCGCTTCCGCCGCGACCTGTATTTCCGCCTCAACGTGGTGACGCTGACCCTGCCCCCCTTGCGCGAGCGCCGCGAGGACATCCCGCTCCTGTTCGAGCGCTTCCTCGTCCAGGCGGCGGTGAAGTACCAGCGCCCGGTGATCGAGGTGCCGCCGTCCTTGCGCCGTTCGCTGATGCTCGCCGACTGGCCGGGCAACGTGCGCGAACTCAAGAACGCCGCCGAGCGCACCATCCTCGGCTTCCTGAGCCCGGACCTCGCCGGCGGCCCCGGCGCGGCGCCGAGCCTCGACGCCCTGCTCGACCGGGTGGAGCGCCTCGTCATCGAGGACGCGCTCAAGGCCTCCGGCCAGCGCATCGCCGAGGCCGCGCGGACCCTCGGCCTGCCGCGCAAGACGCTCTCCGACCGCATGCGGCGCCTGGGCTTGAGCGCGGGCGACTGA
- the minC gene encoding septum site-determining protein MinC — MTDRPPIRFRGRSFLAMVLAPVPPIDQWLAELDALKRRAPAFFSVRAIILDVTGLRFERSDLAYLCEELNRRSITILGIEGIGPTSLGPGFPPPLVGGKPVEDIAPPEPGAAEAPAATDHSSAPALVASAAPARTRSFVLDAPVRSGQVIQHLDGDVTVMGSVASGAEVIAGGSIHIYGALRGRAIAGAVGDPGARILTRKFEPELVAIDGLYKTADDLGGVRWGQSVQARLEGDAIVLVPLD; from the coding sequence GTGACCGACCGTCCCCCGATCCGCTTCCGCGGCCGCTCCTTCCTAGCGATGGTGCTGGCCCCCGTGCCGCCGATCGATCAGTGGCTTGCCGAACTCGATGCGCTCAAGCGGCGCGCGCCCGCCTTCTTCTCGGTGCGGGCGATCATCCTCGACGTGACTGGCCTGCGCTTCGAGCGTTCGGACCTCGCCTATCTCTGCGAGGAATTGAACCGGCGCTCCATCACCATCCTCGGCATCGAGGGCATCGGGCCGACCTCGCTCGGGCCCGGCTTCCCGCCGCCTCTGGTGGGGGGCAAGCCGGTCGAGGACATCGCGCCCCCCGAACCCGGCGCCGCCGAGGCGCCGGCTGCGACGGACCATTCGTCCGCTCCGGCTTTGGTGGCGTCCGCGGCCCCGGCCCGGACCCGCTCCTTTGTCCTCGACGCGCCGGTACGCTCGGGCCAAGTGATCCAGCATCTCGACGGCGACGTGACCGTGATGGGGTCGGTCGCCTCTGGCGCAGAGGTGATCGCGGGCGGCTCGATCCACATCTACGGCGCCCTGCGCGGCCGGGCGATCGCGGGCGCGGTGGGTGATCCGGGGGCACGCATCCTCACCCGCAAGTTCGAGCCGGAACTCGTCGCCATCGACGGTCTTTACAAGACCGCAGACGATCTCGGCGGCGTGCGTTGGGGCCAGTCGGTCCAGGCGCGTCTCGAAGGTGACGCCATCGTCCTCGTGCCGCTCGACTGA
- a CDS encoding sensor histidine kinase, which translates to MRVTPFPRATAARVLILAALAAAAVLAVLKAGEVTEARVAESLAGDARQRAEIYARSLEGTIERFGFLPAAAALDPRVQSLLAAPDDPAQVATVNAYLHRLSREAGAGVVYLLIPSGLTIAASNWDTPQTYVGQDFSYRPYFTEARTGRTGRFYAIGTLTGVPGYFISAPVMIDGTVRGVVATKVGLDPLETIWREGSDRVLVADENGIVFLASDPALKFRATKPLDAAARAAIERTRQYGRDDHAPIDLGRTDTVGGVPLVSRSEATPQTRALFEEASLPAYGWTLLLFADAAPVAIAGRSARAGAILALIVLGLIGLYGRQHLRRVRENRAAQRALEAAVAARTADLSAANLKLAGEIEERTRAEGDLREAQGELVQAAKMATLGQMAAGITHELNQPLAAMRGLADNASAFLRQGREAETAANLTRIVSLVDRLGKITGQLRSFSRRSGTERVAVDVGAAVSESLAILSSRIRDAGARVTTDLDPAARWVVFEPIRLSQVLVNLVGNALDAVKGRSGAEVAVRAWAGDGQVVLSVEDNGPGLDAAALARLFEPFFTTKPAGEGLGLGLPISLAIAREFGASLQPRPMPGGGLAFDLVMEVARDAMKEAADTPRVERMRHVS; encoded by the coding sequence ATGAGAGTGACGCCCTTCCCCCGCGCCACGGCGGCGCGTGTCCTCATTCTCGCCGCGCTGGCGGCGGCGGCCGTCTTGGCCGTTCTGAAGGCGGGGGAGGTGACGGAGGCCCGCGTGGCGGAAAGCCTCGCGGGTGACGCGCGCCAGCGGGCGGAGATCTACGCCCGGAGCCTGGAGGGCACCATCGAGCGGTTCGGCTTCCTGCCGGCCGCCGCCGCCCTCGATCCGCGCGTGCAGTCGTTGCTCGCCGCCCCCGACGATCCGGCGCAGGTCGCGACCGTCAACGCCTATCTCCATCGGCTGAGCCGCGAGGCGGGGGCGGGTGTCGTCTACCTGCTGATCCCGTCCGGCCTGACCATCGCCGCGTCGAACTGGGACACGCCCCAGACCTATGTCGGCCAGGACTTCTCCTATCGTCCCTATTTCACGGAAGCGCGCACCGGACGCACCGGACGCTTCTACGCCATCGGGACGCTGACCGGCGTGCCCGGCTACTTCATCAGCGCGCCCGTCATGATCGACGGCACGGTGCGCGGCGTGGTGGCGACCAAGGTCGGCCTCGACCCGCTGGAGACGATCTGGCGCGAGGGCAGCGACCGCGTGCTGGTGGCCGACGAGAACGGCATCGTCTTCCTCGCCTCCGATCCGGCGCTCAAGTTCCGCGCGACGAAGCCGCTCGACGCCGCTGCCCGTGCCGCCATTGAGCGGACGCGCCAGTACGGGCGCGACGATCATGCCCCGATCGATCTCGGCCGGACGGACACCGTCGGAGGCGTGCCTCTGGTGAGCCGGTCGGAGGCCACGCCGCAGACCCGCGCGCTGTTCGAGGAGGCGAGCCTGCCGGCTTATGGCTGGACGCTGCTGCTCTTCGCCGACGCCGCGCCGGTGGCCATCGCCGGGCGCAGCGCCCGGGCCGGCGCGATCCTGGCGCTGATCGTGCTCGGGCTGATCGGCCTCTACGGGCGTCAGCACCTGCGGCGGGTGCGCGAGAATCGCGCGGCGCAACGCGCGCTGGAGGCCGCGGTCGCGGCGCGGACCGCCGATCTCAGCGCGGCCAACCTCAAACTCGCGGGCGAGATCGAGGAGCGGACCCGTGCCGAGGGCGACCTGCGCGAGGCGCAAGGGGAACTGGTCCAGGCGGCGAAGATGGCGACGCTGGGCCAGATGGCGGCGGGCATCACCCACGAACTCAACCAGCCGCTCGCCGCCATGCGGGGCTTGGCCGACAATGCCTCCGCCTTCCTGCGCCAGGGGCGGGAGGCGGAGACGGCGGCCAACCTGACCCGCATCGTCTCCCTGGTGGACCGGCTCGGCAAGATTACCGGACAGTTGCGCAGCTTCTCCCGCCGCTCGGGGACGGAGCGGGTCGCGGTCGATGTCGGCGCAGCGGTCTCGGAGAGCCTCGCCATCCTCTCATCCCGCATCCGCGACGCGGGCGCGCGGGTGACGACCGATCTCGACCCGGCGGCGCGATGGGTGGTGTTCGAGCCGATCCGCCTGTCGCAGGTGCTGGTCAACCTCGTCGGCAACGCCCTCGATGCGGTGAAGGGGCGCTCCGGTGCGGAGGTCGCGGTGCGCGCCTGGGCCGGGGACGGGCAGGTCGTGCTCAGCGTCGAAGATAACGGGCCGGGCCTCGATGCGGCGGCGCTGGCGCGCCTGTTCGAGCCGTTCTTCACCACCAAGCCGGCGGGGGAGGGGCTCGGCCTCGGCCTGCCGATCTCGCTCGCCATCGCGCGCGAATTCGGGGCGAGCCTGCAGCCCCGGCCGATGCCCGGCGGCGGCCTCGCCTTCGACCTCGTGATGGAGGTAGCCAGGGACGCGATGAAGGAGGCCGCGGACACGCCCCGTGTAGAGAGAATGCGACATGTTTCCTGA
- a CDS encoding transporter has translation MQFGPKARRYAQIVTCVCLAGLPSMALARSAALPGITVGLPTGWQVPEGVQMNLTTSFAERGTLPRDNQGNNNLVVFLWATPWKVLGGQLRFIQSFPFNAVSPQEGPWQAGLAQPLTTAQIAWKVADNLGVSYFIGGFWPSDTLFALRSASIAQRFAISYVGDGWNVTANLHYGTMLAENSPTNVHYSDYMNLDLTAAKRFGKWQVGAVAFGSTDLPTNRPGYRPGGQFAMGGLVGYAFEKFTVQTMLTRDIAQRNLGGEETRAWLRFLVPLWRPDKGEQVPNRVTVRRNSAAGPAVAGD, from the coding sequence TTGCAGTTCGGACCGAAAGCGCGCCGCTACGCGCAGATCGTCACGTGCGTTTGTTTGGCCGGGCTGCCCTCCATGGCTCTGGCCCGCTCCGCGGCCCTCCCGGGCATCACCGTTGGTCTCCCAACGGGCTGGCAGGTGCCGGAAGGCGTGCAGATGAACCTCACGACGAGCTTCGCTGAGCGCGGGACGCTGCCTCGGGACAACCAGGGCAACAACAACCTCGTCGTGTTCCTATGGGCAACGCCCTGGAAGGTCCTCGGCGGGCAGTTGCGCTTCATCCAGTCGTTCCCGTTCAACGCGGTCAGCCCGCAGGAGGGACCCTGGCAGGCGGGTCTCGCCCAGCCGCTGACGACGGCCCAGATCGCCTGGAAGGTCGCGGACAACCTCGGCGTCAGCTACTTCATCGGCGGCTTCTGGCCGAGCGACACGCTGTTCGCGCTCCGCTCCGCCTCGATCGCCCAGCGCTTCGCGATCAGCTATGTCGGCGATGGCTGGAACGTCACGGCCAACCTCCATTACGGCACGATGCTGGCGGAGAACTCGCCGACCAACGTGCACTATTCCGACTACATGAACCTCGACCTGACCGCAGCCAAGCGCTTCGGCAAGTGGCAGGTGGGCGCCGTCGCCTTCGGCTCGACCGACCTGCCGACCAACAGGCCCGGCTACCGGCCGGGGGGGCAGTTCGCCATGGGCGGGCTCGTGGGCTACGCCTTCGAGAAGTTCACGGTCCAGACCATGCTCACCCGCGACATCGCCCAGCGCAATCTCGGCGGCGAGGAGACCCGTGCCTGGCTGCGCTTCCTCGTGCCGCTCTGGCGGCCGGACAAGGGCGAGCAGGTTCCCAATCGTGTCACGGTCCGGCGCAACAGCGCCGCGGGGCCGGCGGTTGCCGGCGACTGA